The Desulfobulbus propionicus DSM 2032 DNA segment AAAGGCTGGGACAGGAAGCGTTGTACCTTACGGGCACGGGCAACGGTCAACTGATCTTCCTCGGAGAGCTCGTCCATACCAAGGATGGCGATAATATCCTGCAACTCTTTGTATTTCTGCAAGGCAACCTGAACGCCGCGGGCGGTCTGATAATGCTCCTGACCAACGACGTTGGGATCGAGAATACGTGAGGTGGAGTCCAGCGGATCAACGGCAGGATAGATACCGAGCTCAGCGATCTGACGGGAAAGAACAACCGTTCCGTCGAGATGGGCAAATGTGGTTGCCGGTGCCGGGTCGGTCAAGTCGTCGGCGGGAACGTACACGCACTGCACAGCGGTGATCGATCCCTTGGTGGTGGAGGTGATGCGCTCCTGCAGGGCACCAAGGTCGGTGGCCAGGGTCGGCTGATAACCAACCGCCGAAGGAATACGTCCAAGCAGCGCCGACACCTCGGAACCAGCCTGAGTGAAGCGGAAGATGTTGTCGACGAAGAACAACACGTCCTGGCCTTCCTCGTCGCGGAAGTACTCGGCAGCGGTCAGACCGGTCAGGGCCACGCGTGAACGGGCTCCGGGAGGCTCAGTCATCTGGCCGTATACCAGAGCGGCTTTCGGCAATACGCCGGATTCCTTCATCTCGTTGTACAAGTCATTGCCTTCGCGGGTCCGCTCGCCAACGCCACAGAAAACAGAAATACCGCCATGCTGCATGGCGATATTGTTGACCATTTCCATCATGATAACGGTCTTGCCGCAGCCAGCGCCGCCGAACAGTCCCATCTTGCCACCGCGGGGGAACGGAACCAGCAGGTCGATAACCTTGATCCCGGTCTCCAGGACGTTCACCTCGGTATCCTGCTCGATAAACAAGGGTGCAGGGCGATGGATGGGCATGCTCTTCTCGGAAGAGATCGGTCCCATGCCGTCCACTGGCCGACCAACAACGTTCATGATTCGGCCCAGGGCAGGAGCGCCAACCGGGATGGTGATCGGGAAGCCGGTATCACGCACCTCCATGCCGCGTACCAGACCGTCGGTCTGATCCATAGCGACGGTTCGAACGCAGTTGTCACCGAGATGCTGTGCAACCTCGCAGACTAGGTTGTCCGGCTGATCGTTGATAGCCGGGTTGGTGATAAAAAGGGCATTCATGATGTCGGGCAGATTGCCCGGCTCGAACTCAACGTCAACAACAGGTCCGATGACCTGTATAATTTTACCTACGCGTGACTCACCCATGTGCAATGGCCTCCTCTAAACTAGTCAAATACCAAGCGGTATCAAATTATCATTTAAGCGCCTCGGCGCCGCCGACGATATCCATCAATTCGCCGGTAACAGCGGCTTGGCGTGCTTTGTTGTACAACCGGGTCAGGGCTGTGATCATATCTTTACATGCGTTGGTGGCGTTATCCATGGCTGTCATACGGGCAGCATGTTCACTAGCGCCAACTTCCAGCATGGCATGGTAGATTTGTACATTGAGAAACAGGGGAAGCAGCACTTCCATGATCTCGTTGGGATCCGGTTCGTAGGTATAGGCACCGCCCGTTCCTACGGTTGACTGAGCTTCATCTTGCTCGGCGACGAGGGGCTTGATCGGCAGGAGTTCTTCCACTTCCGGTTTCTGGACTGCAACCGAATAGAATTTTCCGTAAACGATATCCACCTGATCGCTTTCGCCGGCAAGGAAGGCCTCAGTGATATTCTGAGAAATCTCACGGGCGTTGAACATCTGGAAGGAGCCCATGATATCGACAAACGACCGACGCAGTTTCCCAGATTTCTTGAATACCTGGGTTCCTTTCTTCCCGACAGTGACGAAAGTGACGTTCTTGCCTTCGGCCTCGTACTGTTTTCTGAGTTTATCGGCAGTTTTAATGATGTTGGCATTAAAGCTACCGCATAGGCCGCGATCGGAAGTGACCACCACGATTTCGACGGTCTTTACCTCACGGACCTCCATCAAGGGAAGATCGGTGCTCTCCATGCCGCCAGACAAATCGCGCATGGCTTCGGCGAATTTCGCGGCATACGGTCGAAAGCGCTCCATCTTTTCCTGGGCGCCGCGCAGTTTCGCCGAGGCCACCATGTTCATGGCCTTGGTAATCTGCGCGGTTTTCTTTACACCGGCGATTTTATTTTTAACGTCCTTTAATCCAGGCATAAGAATTTACCCTTGTGCTCAGTTCAGGCCCTTTGTTGCCTTGAAGGTCTCACCAAAGGTTGCCAGTGTCTTTTTCATCTTCTCTTCCAACTCAGGAGAAATCACCTGCTTTTCGCGGAGTTCGTTGAAGATTGAAGGTTCGTTGGTCTCAATATAGCTATACAGTTCCTTCTCATAGTCAGCCAAGACGTTGACCGGGAATTTGTCCAGGAAGCCTTTGGTCCCCGCAAAGATAATGGTGACCTGCTTTTCCATGGGCAACGGCTGGTATTGCGGCTGCTTGAGGATTTCAACCAAACGTTCACCGCGGGTCAGCTGAGCCTGGGTGGCGGCATCGAGATCGGAACCGAAGCTGGCGAAAGCGGCCAGCTCGCGATACTGGGCCAAGTCAAGCCGCAGGGTACCGGCGACCTGCTTCATGGCCTTGACCTGAGCGGCACCACCAACGCGGGAAACCGACAGACCGACGTTGATCGCCGGGCGGACGCCGGCGAAGAACAGGTTCGGTTCCAGATAGACCTGACCGTCGGTGATGGAGATAACGTTGGTCGGGATGAAGGCGGAAACGTCACCGGCCTGGGTCTCGATGATCGGCAGAGCGGTCAGGGAGCCGGCGCCGAGGGCATCGCTCACCTTGGAGGCGCGCTCCAGCAGACGGGAGTGGTTGAAGAAAATGTCGCCCGGATAGGCCTCACGTCCCGGAGGACGACGGAGCAGCAGGGAGAGTTCGCGGTAAGCGACAGCCTGTTTGGAAAGATCATCGTAGATGATCAGGGCGTGCTGTCCTTTATCGCGGAAGTATTCACCCATGGCGCAGCCGGCAAAGGCGGAGACATACTGCATCGGCGCGGGGTCGGAGGCGCAGGCGGCGACTACGGTGGTGTACTCCATGGCACCGTGCTTACGCAGGGCCTCGACAACCAGGGCCACAGTGGATTTTTTCTGACCGATGGCAACGTAGATACAATGCACATCCGTGTTCTTTTGGGCGATGATCGCGTCGACACACAGCGCGGTCTTGCCGATCTGACGGTCACCGATGACCAGCTCGCGCTGACCGCGACCAACCGGGGTCATGGCGTCGACCGCCTTGGCGCCGGTGTAGCATGGCTCGTGCACGCTCTTCCGCGCGATAACACCAGGGGCGAGGACTTCGATCTTGCGGGTTTCTGAGGCGCTGATCGGACCCTTGCCATCGATCGGCTGCCCAATACCGTCCACAACACGGCCTTCCATTTCCGGACCAACCGGCACCTCGGCGATGCGCCCTGTCCGTTTGACGATATCGCCTTCTTTAATGTCGCGAACATCACCAAGGATGGCGCAACCAACATTGTCGGCCTCAAGGTTCAGTGCCAAGCCAAAAATTCCGCCGGGGAACTCGAGCAACTCCATGGCCTGACAATTTTCAACACCATAGACGCGGGCAATACCGTCACCGACAGACAACACGGTTCCGGTTTCCTTCAAGTCGATATCTGCTTTATAGCCAGCAATCTGATCTTTTATAATCTGGCTGATTTCTTCGGCTTTGATCTGCATTGATTATTCTCTCCCCTTGATAGATTCCTTTAATCCATTCAGTTGTGTCTTTATACTTCCGTCCAGCACCAAGTCACCAACCTTGGCTATAATCCCGCCTATAATGGACGGATCGACCTGGGTTTCAAGTATAACCTTATTTCCTGTCAGTTTTTCCAATGTTGCCTGAATCTTGTCCAGCAAGGTCTGGTCAAGTTCAATGGCGGAAATGATGGATCCATGGCTGATATTCTGATCCTTGTCCACCATCACCTGCATTTCCATGGCGATGTCGGGCAAGATATCGGCACGCTTCTTTTCAACCAGCAGATTCAAAAAGCTGGTCATGATCGCGTCTGCCTGAACGGATTCCGCGATCTTGGCCATGACTTTCTGCCGAACATCCAGCGGATACAGCGGGTTGTTCAGAGCATCGCCCACGCCGGTTTCTCCTTCACCGTACAAGCCGGCGATGGCATTGAGCATCTCACTGTATTCGCCGGTTTTTCCCTGCTCCTTTCCCAAGGAAAAGAGCGCTTTTGCATATCGACGAGCTAGTATTGTCTGTCTCACTGTACCGCACCCACTCTTTCAAGATACTGTTCAGTAATCGCGACCTGATCCGCAGGGGTCAGATTCTTCACGATCAACTCTTCAGCCATGGCCGCCGCCTGCTCCGCAATCTCTTCCCGGAGAATACGCTTGGCATCTTCCAGCTCAGCCTGCACGGCTGCCTCAGCCTGACGCTTGATATCTTCAGCGGCCTTTTCGGCATCCGCTAAAATTCGCTCTTTTTCCACCTGTGCCTGGGCGATCGCCCGCTCGACGATCAGCTCCATTTCCTTTTCCATGCCGGCGAGCTTAACCTCAAAATCCTTATAGGCTCGTTCCGCCTCGTCACGCCGAGCAGTGAGATCTTCGAGTTCTTCGCGGATCTGTTGCTGCCGACCGCTCAAACCGGACATGATCGGCTTGGCGCCGAATTTGACCAGAATGACGACCAGGGCGAGAAAATTGACCGCCCGCCAAAACAAATCTTTCAATTTTTCCGGCGACAACGAGCCGCCGTGCGCCTCTCCATGCCCCGCATCGCCATGGGCATCAGCCTTGGCACCGTGGGTATCGGCGGCCACCTCGTGACCCGCAGCCGCAGGGGCAGCGGCGTGTGTGTCGGCTTTCACCTCCTGATGCGGAGCGGCGGCCGGGGTTTCGGTGGCGGCGGCGATGGCCGGCGGCAACGCGCCGATCAAAATCGCCAGCAACACCGACCGTACTACAGTTGTGATGCAAGTTCTCATGCGTCCAGACTCCTTCCAAGTATCTTTCCTGCCATTGCCTGGGCGAAACCCGCGGCATTTCCTTGAAGCTCTTTTCTGGCGGCCTCCATCTGCGACCGAAGCTCGGCCAGTTGTTTTTCCTTCACGCTATCGGATTCCTTGCGGATCGTCGCCAATTTCTCGGCACCGGCTGTTTGAGCCTGGGCGCGGGCGCCATCCAAGGCTTTCTTGGCCTTGCTGCTCGCCTCCCGCATTTTTGCGTCCAGTTCTGCTTGGCGCTGACGGGCATTCTGCTCGAATTGAGCAACATCGCCATTCAGGGATTCGATTTTTTGGGCCCGCTTTTCCAGGATTCCCAGCACGGGCTTGTACAGAATTGCATTGAGGACGAACATCAATACAATCATGTTCACAATGTGCATCAACAGTGTAACATCAATCGAAATCATACTAACTACCCCTTATAACAGATAATATGGCAATTACCCGCCAAAGCAAGTGAATGGCGGTTCATCTTCCGCTCCGGATAACTACTGAAAAATGCAACTGCTGTCAAATCTTTTTAAATAATATTTATAGGATTTTTCAGTTATGCTTGTTGCTGGTCTTGACAAAAACAACTCGGACGCGAATCCCTGCATCAGCAGGTCAGCGGCGCCTGCAAACAGACTTGCCCGCAGCGCGGAGCAAAAATAGCGTACCACCGGCAAATTGCCAAATGGTATTTTCCTTCCCTCCGTGTTTCTTCCTCCTCAGGGAACCGTGCCTGCCGAGTCGCCCACCCATCCCACCAACCGCTCCATCCCCTCATCGGTGGTCACCTGTTGACGGTAGCCGAGCAGCTCTCTTGCCTTGCGATGACTGAACCAATGGGAGTGTGCCAGCTGATGGGCGAGAAAACGAGTCATTCGCGGTTCTTCCTCCTTGCCGAACACGGCATGCGCACTCTCCAACAGTGCTCCCGCCACATAGGCAAGGTTGAACGACAACCGCTGGGTGACCGGCGGGATTTGCAACCGATTGAACAAATCGTTGATCCACGACCAGAGCTCGACCGGTTCATCCTGGCCGATGAAAAACGCCTGCCCGGCACCGCTGCCGCTAGCGTGGAGATTCTCCGACGCCAGGAGATGGGCATGGATCACATTGTCGATATAGGCGATATCGACACGATTACGGCCCGAGCCGACGATTTTCAACTGTCCGGCCCTGCCACGCGCCAGCAGTCGAGGAATGAGATGCTGGTCACCCGGGCCCCAAACCAGATGCGGCCGGAGGGCAATGGTCCGCAATTCATCGCCGTTGGCCCGCAGAACCGCCTGCTCGGCCACGATCTTGGAGGCCGCGTAGTGGCATAACGGTCGGCGGGCATAGGGGATGCTTTCGTCGACCCCTTCAAGACTCTGCCGGTCGAAGACCACCGAAGGGGTCGAGGTGTAGACCAGCTTAGGCACGCCGTTTTTTCGGCAGGCAGCGATGACGTTCTTGGTGCCGGTGACGTTAATGGCAACGTATTCCTGACGTGGGCCCCAGATACCGGCCTTGGCGGCGACATGAAAGACGGTGTCCTGGCCAACCGTGACCTGCTCCAAAAAGCGGCGATCACGAATGTCGCCCTGCAAGCAGCGTACTCCCAGGGCCGTGAGTTCCGGGTAGGGGTTGCGGCCCACCACCGTGACCTCGACGCCCCGGCTGACCAGCTCTCGCACCAGGGCCTTGCCGATAAAACCGCCTCCGCCGGTGACCAACACCCTGTTCATGCTCCCCTCTCCTGCCCTGTTGTGATGTGTTTTCGCTGTCCACCCTGCCGTGTCCACCATCCGCCCCGGATGGCCCCGCCTCTATCAGCCGCAGGGCAGTTGCACCCGTTTGCACGCCCAATCGGCCAGCTGTTCACGAAAAATTTTGGCGTTGTGGCGGATATCGACCGGAAAGGACCGATGGACGAGAAAGTGCTCGATATTCGCGGTCAAGGGATTGGCCAAGGCCAGTTGCCGCAGTTCAACAAAGAGTTGCTGCTCGTCGGCCACTGGCCCCACGGGCTCAACCACGATGACCGGTGTCTGCTCCCCCCAGGGGCCCAGCCCGATCAGGGCCGAGCGGCGCACCCGGGGATGTTCGTTGAAGATCGCCTCGCAGCAGATGGTGTAGCGCATCCCCTGGGCCGTGCGCACCCGGTGGGCCTTGCGACCGCAGAACCAGAGGCGGCCCTGCGCATCGAGATAGCCCATGTCGCCCATGCGGTGCCAGAAGGTGTCGTTGTCTGCAATCTTGGCCAGCCGCGTTTCCTCCCCATTGCCCGCATAGGCCCGGGTGACCACCGGACCGCGGACCACGATCTCGCCGATGGTTCCCGGAGGCAGCACGCGCACCTCCGACCATGACTCGATGGGGCCGTCCATGGATTCGATGATCCGCACGTCGATCCCCGGCAGGGCACGGCCGACACAGGCGCCGTGGCCCATACGGGTCAGGGGCCAGGTCTGGTCGACAATCTCCCGCCCCTCGATCGAGGCCACTGGCAGACTCTCGGTGGCGCCGTAGGGGGTGAAAATCTGGGCATCAGGCGGCAAAATCCGTTGCATCCGTTCGATTAGTTCCCCAGACACCGGGGCGCCGGCCATCAAGACCTTCCGTACCGGCAGGACGATGCCCTGTTCCAGGCAGTGGCGGCTGACCACGTTCCAGATCGCCGGCGAGCCAAAGGAGTAGGTCACCTGATGGGCCTGCAAGGTGCGGACGAACTTGACCGGATCGACCTGGGCCGGCCGGGTCGGATCCATGTCCGGAATGACCGCTTGGGCGCCGAGGGCAGTGGCAAAGAGGCCAAAAAGGGGAAAACCCGGCTGATCGACATCGCCGGGACCGATGCCGTAATAATCGCGGATCAGTTGCAGTTGGGTGTGGAAGATGCCGTGGGTATACTCCACCCCCTTGGGTGGGCCGGTGGAGCCGGTGGTGAAGATGATGGCCGCTAGGTCATTGTCCTCGGCCGCATGGCGGGGCGGCGAATTGATTGTGGCCGGTAGCGTGAGCCGCCGAGCCCCCCACAGCATCCCCCTGCCCACCCCCAGCCGCCGACGGACCGAGCCAAAAGGCGCCCGGAAGAGACGACTGAACAGGATCGCCTTCGAGATCCCGATCAGCACATCCGGCCGGACCGAGCCGATGCAGCGCAGTAAATTTTTATACCCCATGCCCGGATCGATGAGGATGACCACCGCCCCCAACTGAAAGAGGGCAAAGGTCAGGCAGACGAATTCCATCGAGGGCCGGACCATCAGCATGACCCGGTCCCCCTGGCGTACCCCTTCGTCATACAGGGCTGTGGCGTAGCCATCGCTGTTGCGCCCCAGATCGGCAAAGGTCCATTGGCGCCATTGCTTGCCATCCAGGGCCACCAGGGCGGTTTGCTCTCCCAGGGTGGCCGCAGACTGGTGCAGGGCGGAAGCGATATTGCAATCCCTCATGGCCCCTCCTGGGCGCGGTGGAGGAAGTCCTCGATCAGAGGGCTGATCGCCTCCAGACCATCCTCAAGAACATAGTGGCCGGCCTCTAAAAAATAGTGCGCCTCGGCCTGGGGAAAGCGTCGCCGCCACTCCTGGTAAAAGCTGTCGTTGAAACAGAAATCACGCCCGCCCCAGCAGAGCATGAGCGGCATGTCCCGCAGCCGCGCCAAAGACTGCTCGACCTCCACCAGGGTCGGCCAGGAGGGATGGTCTGCCTCCATGGGGATATCCTCGACAAAGCGGAGCACCGCGATCCGGTTGCGCCAGCTGTCGTAGGGGGCGAGAAACCCCTTGGCCACCTCAGGCCGCAGCCGCTTGCGCACGGCCATGAACACGGCCGCGCCGGCGAACCCGTTCAGACCGCGCACCAGCAGCGGCCCGATCAGCGGCCAGCGGCAAACAGCGATGCGCAGGGGGATGCGACGGGAGCAAAAGGCGGCGGTGTTGAGCACCACCGCACCGGCCACCCGCTCGGGATGCCGGCCGGCCCAGCCCATGCCGATGGCTCCGCCCCAGTCGTGGACCACCAGGGTGCAACGCTCCACCCCGAGATGATCGAGCAGCCGCTCGAGGTTGTCGATATGGGTGCGCAGCCGGTAGGGGTAGGATTGCGGCTTGTCGGAGAAGCCGCAGCCGATATGGTCGGGCACGATGCACCGGTAACGATCGCGCAGGCCGGACACCAGATTGCGATAGAGATAGGACCAGGAAGGGTTGCCATGGACCATGACCACGACCGGCCCCTGGCCCTCGTCGAGATAGGCCAGCCGGTGGCCATCAAGATCGAAAAAACGGGGCTGAAACGGATATTCCGCCAAGGGTTGGGAATTCATTACCAGTCGATGCCCAGCATGAGCGAATTGATGCCCGAGCCGATGCCCAGGATGGCGGCCCGCTGTCCGGCACCCAAGGCGCCCTGCTCGATGCCCAAGGCCATGGTAATGGGCGCGGACACCGAACCAACGTTGCCCAACAGGGGCAGGGTCTCGAAATTCTTGGCCGGATCGAGTTCCAGGGTCTCGAACAGCAGTTGGGCGTGGGCCTTGCCGACCTGATGACAAAAGAAGCGGTCGATGGAACCCTTGTCCCAGCCCAAGGTGGCGTGAAACTGCTGCCAGCAGGCGGCCGCGGTCTCGATGCCCTTTTCCAGCAGCTGCTCGGAATCGGTGGACATGAGCGTGCCCTGTTCGGCATTCTGCCCGCCCTGGCAAAGATCGTTGTGGACGGTCTGGGCCCAGCAGGCGCCGCCGTGCAGATAATGGCCGGTATCCCGGTAGTCACGCCGGGTCATCACCAGGGCCACGGCCCCCGAGCCGATGGTCAGGGAGGCAAAGAGAGGCTTGATCGATTTGCGGGTCAGTCCGGTTTCGGCGAGCAGATGGGCCAGGGTGGATTCGACCAGACCCTCGGCGGTCTCGCCCGCCACCACCAACCCGGCCTTGACCTGTCCCAATTCCAGCATGTTGGCCAGCATGATCATGCCGTCAAGAAAGCCGAGACAGGCGTTGGAAATGTCAAACAGCAAACAGGACGAGGGCAGCCCCAGGCTGCGATGGACAAAGGCGGCGGTGGCCGGCTCCATCATGTCGCGGCTCACCGAGGTAAAGAGCAGACAGCCGAGATCGGCCACGTCCACCCCGGCCTTGGCCATGGCATCTGCTCCAGCGGCTGCCGCCCCTGCGCTTGGCCGGGTGCCGGGTTGCCACAGACGCCGGGTGTTGATCCCGGTCATCAGCTCCAGTCGACCGGCCGGCAGCTTCAGCCGCTCATAGAGGGGCTGAAGCCGCTCCTCGATCGCCGCCGAAGACAACTCCACCGGCGGCAGTTGATAGCCGAAGTCGTGCAAACAGACCTGGGTGTAACGCAAAGTCATTTGGGCACCTTGAAGCTGTTGGCCCAGGCGATCAGCAAGGCGGCCAGGGCCAGATCGTCCATGACGCCGAGCACCGGCACCCATTCGGGAATGAGATCGTAGGGAGAAACGGTATAGAGCAGGCCAAGAGCGAGCGCGACCTTCACCCCCAGGGGGGTGGTCGGCGAGAGAAACACATCTTTTGTGTGAAGGAGCATCTGCCACAACCGGGCGAGCATTGGCCACTGCTGCATGGCGTCGTCCCTCAACCCATCGCCCTGGCGACGATGGCGGCATCAAAGTAGTTCATGCCCATGCCAGCGTCGACCACCAGGCACTGGCCGGTCATGCCCGAGGACCGAGGCGAGAGGAGAAAGGCGGCCACATTGGCGGCCTCGTCGGTCTGCACTGCCCGCTTGCGCAGGGTGGCCTGTTCGGCAAAGAGATAGCTGTCGATGTAGCCAGGAATGCCGGCCGAGGCCGAGGTCTTGAGCAGGCCGGGGCAGACGGCGTTGAAGCGGACCTCGGAGAAGGCGGAAAAGCTTTTGGCCAGGAAGCAGAGCGACGATTCGAGCGCCGCCTTGACCGGGGCCATGTAGCCGTAATTCTCCGCCGCCATGCGGGTGGTGGAGATGGAAATGGTCACCAGCGAGGCCTGCCGGGCCAGCAGTTCCTTGAAATGGTTGGCGATGCTGATGAACGAGAAGCAGGAGATATCCATGGCCTGGAGGAAATCGCGCTTCGGCGTCTGATGGAAGGGCCGCATGCCCTCACTGTAGTTGGCAAAGGCGATGGAGTGGACGATGCCGTCGATGGGTTCGCTGATGTGGCCGGCGATCTCGTCGCGGACCCGGACGATGTTGGCCTCGTCTTCGACATCGCAGCAGAACACCGGGCTGGTGGGGAAGAGCTTGGCCGCTGCTTCCGCCCGCTGCCCGCTGCGCACCACATGGACCACTGTTGCCCCGGCCTCGACCAGCACCCGGCCGATGGCGCAGGCCACCGATTTCTTGTTGGCCAGGCCAAAGACCACAATCGTTTTGCCCGCAAGCTGCAAAAAATCCACTCAGCCCCCCTTGCGCGCGCAGGCGAACTCCACCTGCACCGCAGTTTTGCCGCCCACCTTGACCGCACCTTTCATGATCCAGGCCGGCCCCATCCGCTCGACTAGGGAGGCGCTAATCTCCAGGGTATCGCCGGGCCGAACCTCGCGTTTGAATTTGGCGCCGAGGATGCGGGTCAGCACCGGCACGCCGTCGCCCTCTTCCGCCGCGCCGCGCATCCGTTCACCGATCAGCAGGGCCCCAGCCTGAAAGACCGCCTCGCAGAGCAGCACACCGGGCATGAGCGGATAGTCGGGATAATGGCCGCGAAAGACATCCAGATCTTCGTCCACCTTTTTCTCGGCGCGAATGGTGTCGCCGCTGATCGCCACCACCCGGTCCAGCCAGAGAAAGGGCGGCCGGTGGGGAATGCGTTCGAGAATGAAGGGATCAATCATGATGGTTACAGCCCGCCGGTGATTTCGAGCACCGCGCCGTTGATGTAGGCGGCACGATCGCTCGCGAGAAAGAGCACCGCCTCGGCCACTTCGGCCGGGGTGCCGAAACGGTTTGCCGGCACCATCTTCTTGTATTCCTTCACCTGCGCCTCGGGCAGATCAGCGATCAGTTCGGTGGCGATGAACCCGGGCGAGACGCCGTTGACCGTGATCTTGCGCTTGGCCACCTCCTTGGAGAGCGATTTCATCAGGCCCACCTGGCCGGCCTTGGAGGCGGCGTAGTTGGCCTGGCCGGCAAAGCCCAGATGGCCCATGGGCGAGGTGACAAAGACGATGCGGCCATACTTCTGCTTCATCATCAGCGGCACCGCGAACTTGGACATGGTGTAGCCGCCGGTGAGGTTGACATCGATCACCCGCCGCCAGTCCTCCTCCTTCATCATCGCCAGGACCGCATCACGGCGGATGCCGGCGTTGTTGACCAGGATGT contains these protein-coding regions:
- a CDS encoding 3-oxoacyl-ACP synthase III, encoding MTLRYTQVCLHDFGYQLPPVELSSAAIEERLQPLYERLKLPAGRLELMTGINTRRLWQPGTRPSAGAAAAGADAMAKAGVDVADLGCLLFTSVSRDMMEPATAAFVHRSLGLPSSCLLFDISNACLGFLDGMIMLANMLELGQVKAGLVVAGETAEGLVESTLAHLLAETGLTRKSIKPLFASLTIGSGAVALVMTRRDYRDTGHYLHGGACWAQTVHNDLCQGGQNAEQGTLMSTDSEQLLEKGIETAAACWQQFHATLGWDKGSIDRFFCHQVGKAHAQLLFETLELDPAKNFETLPLLGNVGSVSAPITMALGIEQGALGAGQRAAILGIGSGINSLMLGIDW
- a CDS encoding enoyl-ACP reductase FabI, producing MDFLQLAGKTIVVFGLANKKSVACAIGRVLVEAGATVVHVVRSGQRAEAAAKLFPTSPVFCCDVEDEANIVRVRDEIAGHISEPIDGIVHSIAFANYSEGMRPFHQTPKRDFLQAMDISCFSFISIANHFKELLARQASLVTISISTTRMAAENYGYMAPVKAALESSLCFLAKSFSAFSEVRFNAVCPGLLKTSASAGIPGYIDSYLFAEQATLRKRAVQTDEAANVAAFLLSPRSSGMTGQCLVVDAGMGMNYFDAAIVARAMG
- a CDS encoding 3-hydroxyacyl-ACP dehydratase FabZ family protein translates to MIDPFILERIPHRPPFLWLDRVVAISGDTIRAEKKVDEDLDVFRGHYPDYPLMPGVLLCEAVFQAGALLIGERMRGAAEEGDGVPVLTRILGAKFKREVRPGDTLEISASLVERMGPAWIMKGAVKVGGKTAVQVEFACARKGG
- a CDS encoding YkvA family protein translates to MQQWPMLARLWQMLLHTKDVFLSPTTPLGVKVALALGLLYTVSPYDLIPEWVPVLGVMDDLALAALLIAWANSFKVPK
- the fabG gene encoding 3-oxoacyl-ACP reductase FabG produces the protein MLEFEGKKALVTGATRGIGRAITEALLAQGANVVGVYGGNAAAAEAMRLDCAQYGDRLRLRQLDVSDYPAVAAFFAELEAEWETLDILVNNAGIRRDAVLAMMKEEDWRRVIDVNLTGGYTMSKFAVPLMMKQKYGRIVFVTSPMGHLGFAGQANYAASKAGQVGLMKSLSKEVAKRKITVNGVSPGFIATELIADLPEAQVKEYKKMVPANRFGTPAEVAEAVLFLASDRAAYINGAVLEITGGL